Sequence from the Maribellus comscasis genome:
AAATCCCTATTTCCGGATGGTGGGAAGCAAAATACAAGATGAAGGAACGCCAGTTTAAAGAAGAGCAGAACCGCAACATGGTAACCGACAATACTGAAAAACTTTTACTTCAGATGCAGCAGGGAAGAAATTCACTCGAAGAAGCATACCAACAAGTTCAACTGGCAGAAATTTCTATCGGTCAGGCTTCTGAAAACTTAAGGGTAACACAGGATAGCTATTCCGCAGGTATGGTTAATATCTCTGATTTACTTGATGCGCAGGCACAGTTGCAGCAATCAACCGATTTGTATGTAGACGCTTTAACTCAATTAAAACTAGCAAAAGTGAATTATCTGCAAATTACCGGGAGGTAATTTCTTTTAGCGAATAGGTTAATATATATAATACAGGATTTAAATGCAGGATATTGTGGTAAATAATCATCATATCCTGCTAAAATAAATTTAACTCTACAGTGTTGCTGAGGGATTTACTATAAAAAATTGAGAAAAAAATACAATTGTTTCCGTGCGAAAGGCTACCACATATATTGTACTAAGTTTGTGTTTATTCTTCACCATTTTTGTTTCGGCTCAAGAGGATTGCATTAATATACAGCGTCCAAAAGTGGCTGTAGTACTAAGTGGTGGCGGAGCAAAAGGTTTTGCCCACATTGGAGTTTTAAAAGTTTTGGAACAGGAAGGAATTCCAATCGATATTATAGTTGGTACCAGTATGGGAAGCCTGATTGGCGGATTTTACTCACTGGGTTCTGACAATCCATTGATTTGAATTTTTTTGAAAAACTTCATCTAATGTATGTTGCAACATATAATGTTTATACATATCTTTGTGCGAAATTCTAAATTGGATGTATGAATAATAAAAGTGTGGTTACTATAGAAATGTTTTATACACTTACTTGCCCAAATTGCAAAATATTGAAAAGAATGTTGGATGAATTAGAAATAGCTGCGAAGTCAGAATTAAATGTCCATCTTATTGATATCAAAATGAGGACATCAATTGGGTATTAAAATGTTTAGTGAGTTTTGCTTGCAATTATACCTGACAGATTTTAAACAAATTATATTTTTGTATGTTTAAACATTAAACGTTTATACATATATTTACATTAGAATTTAAGATGACCTTTTGGTGGAAACAAAAAATAGTACCATTGAAGACTAATGAACTACCCCGCTGCAAGCAGACGGGGTATCTAAAACCCACCGCACATGCTGAATACGCCCCAAGGGGCGGGGAATTGTACCCAAATGAGATTAAATATAAGAAAAATGAAAAACGAAAAATGGACAACGGCTGATATTCCTGATCTCACGGGAAAGGTAATAATTGTTACCGGAGGAAACAGCGGGTTAGGCTACGAATCGGTAAAAGCATTCGCTCAAAACGCCGCAGAAGTTATAATGGCTTGTCGCTCAGTTGAAAAGGGCGAAGTGGCAAGGGCAGAAATCATGAAAAATAAGCCAAATGGCAAAATAAAGATTATGCCGTTAGATTTGATGGATTTATCATCAGTAAGGAATTTTACCGATAAATTTAAAGAAAATTACAACCGTTTGGATGTTCTTCTGAATAATGCGGGTATCATGATTCCTCCTTACGGACTGACCAAAGACGGTTTTGAAAGCCAAATCGGGACTAACCATCTGGGACATTTTGCACTCACCGGACTGCTGAAAGACTTAATTGTAAAAACCCCAAAATCAAGGGTAGTTTCTACAAGTAGCATTGCCCATAAAAGCGGAAAGATGGGTTTTAACAATTTTATGTTTGCTAATGGCAACGGTTATACGCCCATGAAAGCATACGGGCGTTCTAAATTGGCAAACCTGCTGTTCATTTATGAACTCCAAAGGCGTTTCGAAGCAAACAACATCAACAGCATTGCCGTTGCAGCGCACCCAGGCGTATCACAAACCAACCTGATGCGATTCATCGAAGGTAAATTCTACTATCGTTTACTCAAACCGCTGTCTTCGTTTTTTCTTCAAAGTGCGGCAATGGGTGCTTTGCCCCAATTGAGAGCTGCAGTTGACCCGAATGTACAAGGCGGCGATTATTATGGCCCCAATGGTTTTAATGAAATGAAAGGTTCACCCGTAAAGGTTAAATCAATCCCTGCATCTTACAACACCGAAGATGCGAAACAACTTTGGAAATTGTCTGAAAAATTAACTGATATTAACTATAATTTTTAAAAAAATGAACACACTTACACAAGAAATGAAAGACATGATTGCCACACAGCAGTGTTTCGTTGGAACTGTAGATGCTGATGGTTATCCGAATGTTGCGCCAAAACGTTCAACCCGGGTGTTATCGGACAATTCTCTTATATTTTCAGAAGGTACTGGTGGTGCCACCTATGAAAATATTAAAAGAGGTTCAAAAGTTTCCGTGGCTGTTGTAAACAGGGATATTCTTGATGGATATAGGTTTGTTGGAGAGGCTATTTTACACGAAAGTGGAGATTTATATGAACAGTCGGCTGCCATGTCGGTAAAAATGGGAATGCCCAAACCCAGAGCAGTTGTAGTCATTAACATAGCAGAAATACACACGCTTAAGCCTGGACCCACGGCTGGTAAAAAAATTGATTAGAATTGATCATGAAATTTTAAAAATTGATAAAACAATGGAAAGTAAAATAGCCAGTGCAATCGGTATGAAGTATTCACCGGTAGCCGTTTTGTTCACTGATGATAAACCAGAAAACGCGATGCAGTTTAAAGAAGGCCGCTGGGGATGCGTGGTAACTATGTTTATCGCCGCCGCGAAAGGGCGTACTGCCATTTTCGACCGAAAAACTTTTGGCTGCCTCGGTGGTGGGGTCGGACTTGGATTTGGCAACCAGTACGTTCATTTTCCGGGAGGTATCGAGTGCTATGTTTCCACCGGGAATAAAGAATTTGCGCGTACTCCCGAAGCCGCAAACTTTCGAACTTCAACCCCGCTCGATGAAGGCGAAGGGTACTTCAAGTCACCTGAAATCGCCAAAAAGTTCGTGGATGCCTTGCCTATGACCGAAGTGCCGACAACTTACGTTGTTTATAAGCCACTGGATCAGTTGACAGAAGAAGAAACCCCTGAGGTGGTGGTCTTTCTGGCCAATGTTGAACAGTTATCAGCCCTGTCTGTCCTTGCCAACTACGAACGAGGAACCGGCCCAAGCGTGATTATGCCTTTTGGCGCAGGCTGCCATACCCTGGGGATTATTCCTTACGCCGAAGCAAAGTCTGGAGAACCTAGTGCAGTCATCGGTTTGACGGATATTTCCGCACGCCGCCATGTGGATAAAGATCTTCTTTCTTTCGCTGTGCCTTTTTCAATGTTTTTGAAGATGGAAGAAAACGTAGAGGGTAGTTTTCTGAAAAAGGAAGTCTGGATGAATTTAATGGAAAGGAACAATTAAATAAAAACAGAAATATCATGGAATCCGAATTTTATCAGCTAAAAGCTAAAAAGCCCAATGGCGAAATCCTTGAAATGAAAAGCTACAAAGGCAAAACTGTATTGATAGTCAACACAGCTACAAAATGTGGGCTTGCCCCGCAATTTGACGGTTTGGAAACATTGCATCAAAAATATAAAGACAAAGGTTTGGTTGTGTTGGGTTTTCCAAGCGCTCAGTTTTTGAACCAGGAACCCGAAACAAATGAAACCGTGGAAGAAGCTTGCAAAATCAATCACGGAGTAACCTTTCAGCTTACCGAAAAAATTGATGTAAACGGGAAGAATACACATCCGGTATTTGCTTATCTAAAAAGTAAAAAAGGAGGTTTTCTTGGAAATCGCATCAAATGGAATTTTACCAAATTTTTAATCGATAAAAATGGTACTCCGGTAAAGCGTTTTGCCCCGACCGATAAACCGGAAAAAATTGAGAAAGACATTTTGAAATTGATTAACAGTTAGAATAAAAATACATTTTGTTGCAAAATTCGCTGAATGAGAAAATTAAAATTAAGCATACTCGATCAATCTGTCATCAGACCGGGCGGCAATGCCAAAGATGCTATTAATGAAACGGTTGCAACGGTTAAACTGGCCGAAGAATTGGGTTATAGCCGCTTTTGGGTATCGGAACATCATAACTCCGCGCTCATTGCCGGTTCTACACCCGAAGTGCTGATGGTAAAACTGGCCGATGCAACCAACGCCATTCGTATTGGCTCGGGTGGCATTATGTTGCCAAATCACAGCGCTTTAAAGGTAGTTGAAAATTTCAGGATGCTCGAAGTGCTTTTTCCCAATAGGATTGATTTAGGAATTGGACGCGCTCCGGGTACCGATCGGATTACCTCTTCAATCCTTAACCCTTCAAACGATTTTAGCGAGGCAAGTTATTTGCAACAGTTAGAATACATGCAACATTTTTTCAAGGATACGGCTGCCACTAAATACGGCTCGCTGCTCGCGACACCGCGAGCAACTACAATTCCATCGCAATGGATACTAAGTTCCAGTGGCAGTAGCAGTTTAATTGCCGCTAAATTTGGAATGGGACTTAGCATTGCCAAATTTATAAACGGTTTAGTCATTCCACAAGTGGCAGAAACATACCGGAAGAATTTTAAACCATCAGCCGAAAATACTGTACCTCAGGTAATAGTTGCCGTTCAGGTAGTTTGTGCCGAAACCGAAGAAAAAGCAAACCAAATGCGTAAGTTTATTGATTTCGTTTTTGTGCAATTTGAAAAAGGCAATTTCAATGATTTTAAAGATGGAAACTTTATCAAGAATTATGGTTTCTCCCCTTTTGAACAACAAATAATAGAAAGAAATAAAGGACGCATCATTTCGGGAACGACCGATGATGTGAAAGAACAACTCATTAAATTATCAAACGATTTTGAAACCGATGAAATTATGATTACCTCCATGTCTGTTGATTATGAAGCGCGCAGAAAATCATTTGAATTGTTGGCAAATGCTTTTGAGTTAAAGCATATTACATAAACATTTTATTTTTAAATAATTTACACTTAAAAACAAAAAAATATGAAGTACAGACAATTAGGAAAATCAGGATTAATGGTATCCGAACTTTGCTTAGGAGCCATGAGTTTTGGCGGTGATGGCTACTGGAAAGTAGTAGGTGCGTTGGATTATCCAAGCAGTAAAAAATTAGTGGATATGGCTCTTGATGCCGGCGTTAACTTTTTTGACACGGCAGATGTTTATTCACACGGTCAATCCGAAGAAATCCTTGGGAAAGCCATTAAAGAGAAACGCAATGAAATTGTGCTTGCCACCAAAGTAAGGGGTCGGATGAGCAAGGATATCAACGATGTTGGCTTGTCGCGCAAACACATCATCGATAGCTGTAACCAGAGCTTAAGACGATTGGGTACCGACTACATCGACCTTTATGTGATGCACAGTTTTGATCCGATTACCCCGCTTGAAGAAACTTTGGGAGCTTTATCGGATTTGGTTCATCAGGGAAAAGTGAGGTACATCGGCGCGAGTAATTTCACGGCATGGCAGTTGATGAAAGCATTGGCCGTATCGAAAGAAAATCATTTTGAAAAATTTGTTTCGCTGCAAGCTATTTATTCGCTTATTTCGAGAGATGTAGAATATGAATTGGTTCCTTTGCTCCGGGATCAGGGTCTGGGATTAACGCCATGGTCGCCGCTGGGAGGT
This genomic interval carries:
- a CDS encoding patatin-like phospholipase family protein, translating into MAVVLSGGGAKGFAHIGVLKVLEQEGIPIDIIVGTSMGSLIGGFYSLGSDNPLI
- a CDS encoding oxidoreductase, with product MKNEKWTTADIPDLTGKVIIVTGGNSGLGYESVKAFAQNAAEVIMACRSVEKGEVARAEIMKNKPNGKIKIMPLDLMDLSSVRNFTDKFKENYNRLDVLLNNAGIMIPPYGLTKDGFESQIGTNHLGHFALTGLLKDLIVKTPKSRVVSTSSIAHKSGKMGFNNFMFANGNGYTPMKAYGRSKLANLLFIYELQRRFEANNINSIAVAAHPGVSQTNLMRFIEGKFYYRLLKPLSSFFLQSAAMGALPQLRAAVDPNVQGGDYYGPNGFNEMKGSPVKVKSIPASYNTEDAKQLWKLSEKLTDINYNF
- a CDS encoding pyridoxamine 5'-phosphate oxidase family protein; this translates as MNTLTQEMKDMIATQQCFVGTVDADGYPNVAPKRSTRVLSDNSLIFSEGTGGATYENIKRGSKVSVAVVNRDILDGYRFVGEAILHESGDLYEQSAAMSVKMGMPKPRAVVVINIAEIHTLKPGPTAGKKID
- a CDS encoding DUF169 domain-containing protein, with translation MIRIDHEILKIDKTMESKIASAIGMKYSPVAVLFTDDKPENAMQFKEGRWGCVVTMFIAAAKGRTAIFDRKTFGCLGGGVGLGFGNQYVHFPGGIECYVSTGNKEFARTPEAANFRTSTPLDEGEGYFKSPEIAKKFVDALPMTEVPTTYVVYKPLDQLTEEETPEVVVFLANVEQLSALSVLANYERGTGPSVIMPFGAGCHTLGIIPYAEAKSGEPSAVIGLTDISARRHVDKDLLSFAVPFSMFLKMEENVEGSFLKKEVWMNLMERNN
- a CDS encoding glutathione peroxidase codes for the protein MESEFYQLKAKKPNGEILEMKSYKGKTVLIVNTATKCGLAPQFDGLETLHQKYKDKGLVVLGFPSAQFLNQEPETNETVEEACKINHGVTFQLTEKIDVNGKNTHPVFAYLKSKKGGFLGNRIKWNFTKFLIDKNGTPVKRFAPTDKPEKIEKDILKLINS
- a CDS encoding LLM class flavin-dependent oxidoreductase — translated: MRKLKLSILDQSVIRPGGNAKDAINETVATVKLAEELGYSRFWVSEHHNSALIAGSTPEVLMVKLADATNAIRIGSGGIMLPNHSALKVVENFRMLEVLFPNRIDLGIGRAPGTDRITSSILNPSNDFSEASYLQQLEYMQHFFKDTAATKYGSLLATPRATTIPSQWILSSSGSSSLIAAKFGMGLSIAKFINGLVIPQVAETYRKNFKPSAENTVPQVIVAVQVVCAETEEKANQMRKFIDFVFVQFEKGNFNDFKDGNFIKNYGFSPFEQQIIERNKGRIISGTTDDVKEQLIKLSNDFETDEIMITSMSVDYEARRKSFELLANAFELKHIT
- a CDS encoding aldo/keto reductase; the encoded protein is MKYRQLGKSGLMVSELCLGAMSFGGDGYWKVVGALDYPSSKKLVDMALDAGVNFFDTADVYSHGQSEEILGKAIKEKRNEIVLATKVRGRMSKDINDVGLSRKHIIDSCNQSLRRLGTDYIDLYVMHSFDPITPLEETLGALSDLVHQGKVRYIGASNFTAWQLMKALAVSKENHFEKFVSLQAIYSLISRDVEYELVPLLRDQGLGLTPWSPLGGGFLSGKYRKDKPMPEDSRRTNEQQNFIPIDLDKGYAIVDALEEIANNHKASISQAALNYLLRKPAVSSVLIGATKPHQLEDNLKATNWEMSPEEVSRLDELSKLNPIYPHWMLQFTYMDRTSVENFF